Proteins co-encoded in one Vicinamibacteria bacterium genomic window:
- a CDS encoding globin: protein MTSVVSTDPDAIERTRESLGRCVGCETFLQRFYELFMASSPEVADLFRKTDFERQKRMLRDSLYVMLVAAGTTKGPAHEEVERLARLHRDIGVTADMFTLWLDALIEAAGEHDTHFTKELENDWRISLAGPIAVMKSDG from the coding sequence ATGACCAGTGTCGTATCGACGGACCCCGACGCGATTGAGCGCACTCGTGAGAGCCTCGGGCGGTGTGTTGGATGCGAGACGTTCTTGCAGCGTTTCTACGAGCTCTTCATGGCTTCCTCGCCCGAAGTCGCGGACCTCTTCAGGAAGACGGACTTCGAGCGGCAGAAGAGAATGCTGCGGGATTCACTCTACGTGATGCTGGTCGCCGCCGGTACCACGAAGGGGCCCGCTCATGAGGAAGTAGAACGTTTGGCCAGGCTCCATCGTGACATCGGCGTGACCGCCGATATGTTTACGCTCTGGCTCGACGCCCTCATCGAGGCGGCAGGCGAGCACGATACTCATTTCACGAAAGAGCTCGAGAACGACTGGCGGATCTCACTGGCGGGACCCATCGCGGTCATGAAATCCGACGGCTGA
- a CDS encoding DUF3830 family protein codes for MKLEFLDEKISATAILLEREAPRTCGLILQSLPFEGELVHGIWSGPETYLPIDPAILGPAEHQATSLVPG; via the coding sequence ATGAAGCTCGAGTTTCTCGACGAAAAAATCTCCGCCACTGCCATACTCCTGGAGCGCGAGGCGCCCCGAACGTGTGGCCTCATCCTACAGTCGCTCCCCTTCGAAGGCGAGCTGGTCCATGGCATCTGGTCCGGTCCCGAAACCTACCTCCCGATCGATCCGGCGATCCTCGGGCCTGCGGAGCACCAGGCCACGAGCCTGGTCCCGGGAGA